The bacterium Unc6 genome includes a window with the following:
- a CDS encoding nitroreductase family protein: MFDILKKRKSVRKFKKDPVSKEKIKKIIDCARLAPTAINIQPWEFIVITVPEKIKQIADTTDHGKFISGAPCCIAIFCKDTKYYLEDGCAATENILLASAELDLGSCWVAGDKKFYAEEIRKILQVPEGYKLISLIPIGHPDEAPNPHKRTLEEVLHWEKW; encoded by the coding sequence ATGTTTGATATATTGAAAAAAAGAAAAAGTGTAAGAAAATTCAAAAAAGACCCTGTTTCAAAAGAAAAGATTAAAAAAATCATTGACTGTGCCCGGCTTGCTCCAACTGCAATAAACATCCAGCCTTGGGAGTTTATAGTTATTACTGTGCCTGAAAAAATAAAACAGATAGCAGATACAACTGACCATGGTAAGTTTATTTCAGGAGCACCCTGCTGTATTGCTATTTTTTGTAAAGATACAAAATACTATCTTGAAGATGGGTGTGCTGCAACAGAAAATATCTTACTTGCATCAGCAGAATTAGATTTGGGCTCCTGCTGGGTTGCAGGTGATAAAAAGTTCTACGCAGAAGAAATAAGAAAAATATTACAAGTACCGGAAGGATATAAACTTATTTCACTTATTCCGATTGGTCATCCTGATGAAGCACCGAATCCCCACAAAAGGACCCTTGAAGAGGTTTTACACTGGGAAAAGTGGTAG
- a CDS encoding tRNA (adenosine(37)-N6)-threonylcarbamoyltransferase complex ATPase subunit type 1 TsaE, with translation MEVSFSRQFISTSVKKTQDIGKILGQNLQNGSIIALFGELGTGKTTLTRGIAKGLGIKNIDFVISPSFVLIREYEGKIPLYHIDLYRLKKTSDILSLGIEEYFYGDGVCVIEWAEKIKTLLPDEKIDIKMFYENLDKRKIKINIFGKKYKPLLLYL, from the coding sequence ATGGAGGTATCTTTTTCAAGACAGTTTATAAGCACTTCTGTAAAAAAGACGCAGGACATTGGAAAAATACTCGGGCAAAACCTTCAAAATGGAAGTATTATTGCACTTTTTGGCGAACTCGGAACCGGAAAAACAACGCTTACAAGAGGGATTGCAAAAGGATTGGGAATAAAAAATATAGATTTTGTAATAAGCCCATCATTTGTTCTTATAAGAGAATATGAGGGAAAAATTCCACTTTATCATATAGACCTTTATAGACTTAAAAAAACATCCGATATTTTAAGTCTTGGAATAGAAGAGTATTTTTATGGTGATGGTGTATGCGTAATTGAATGGGCAGAAAAAATAAAAACACTTCTTCCTGATGAAAAAATAGATATAAAGATGTTCTATGAAAATTTAGATAAAAGAAAAATAAAAATAAATATCTTCGGTAAAAAATATAAACCACTTTTACTCTATTTGTAG
- a CDS encoding phosphoglycerate mutase (catalyzes the interconversion of 3-phosphoglycerate and 2-phosphoglycerate; this enzyme does not require the cofactor 2,3-bisphosphoglycerate as a phosphate donor; BPG-independent PGAM; aPGAM) encodes MITAEFLLELVQKTPSKIVLLVLDGIGGIPFKDGKTEIEFANTPNLDKVAGSGVCGMIDAVGSGITPGSGPGHLALFGYDPQKYLIGRGILEGLGIGLTLDKNSLAARGNFATMDKNKIITDRRAGRIATEKNIALCARIQKDISRIEDVEVIIKPGKEHRFVVVLHGEELGENLTDSDPQKEGRPANDIEALDEESKKSARVINMFIKSANNILKNEYPANTFLLRGIAKSPDIPNMQKLFKLTPSAIATYPMYKGLAHLVGMDILSVDGETIEDEILCLEKNYQKYDFFYVHIKKTDSAGEDGDFDKKVHAIEEVDKIIPRIFALKPDVLVITGDHSTPSKLRGHSWHPNPVILFSETCRPDGITHFCEKQCKTGGIGKIPAQELMALMLAHALKLEKYGA; translated from the coding sequence ATGATAACAGCAGAGTTTTTATTAGAATTGGTTCAGAAAACACCCTCAAAAATTGTTCTTCTTGTTCTTGATGGAATCGGTGGAATTCCGTTCAAGGACGGAAAAACAGAGATTGAATTTGCGAATACACCCAACCTAGACAAGGTAGCAGGTTCAGGTGTATGTGGAATGATTGATGCGGTGGGAAGTGGAATTACACCTGGGTCAGGCCCGGGGCATCTTGCACTTTTTGGCTACGACCCTCAGAAGTATCTTATAGGAAGGGGGATTCTTGAGGGATTAGGGATAGGACTTACACTTGATAAAAATTCACTTGCTGCAAGGGGCAACTTTGCAACAATGGATAAAAACAAAATTATCACAGATAGAAGAGCAGGCAGGATTGCAACTGAAAAAAATATTGCACTTTGTGCAAGGATTCAAAAAGACATTTCAAGAATAGAAGATGTTGAAGTTATAATAAAACCTGGCAAGGAACATAGATTTGTTGTTGTACTTCATGGAGAAGAACTTGGGGAAAACCTTACAGATAGTGACCCTCAGAAAGAAGGACGCCCTGCCAATGACATAGAGGCTCTGGATGAAGAATCAAAAAAATCTGCAAGAGTGATCAATATGTTTATAAAGTCAGCGAATAATATCCTAAAAAATGAATATCCTGCCAATACATTCTTGTTAAGGGGAATTGCCAAAAGTCCTGATATTCCGAATATGCAAAAACTCTTTAAATTAACACCGTCTGCAATTGCAACATATCCGATGTACAAAGGACTTGCACACCTTGTTGGTATGGATATACTTTCTGTCGACGGTGAGACAATAGAAGACGAGATTTTGTGTCTTGAGAAAAATTACCAAAAATATGATTTTTTCTATGTCCATATAAAAAAAACAGACTCAGCAGGTGAAGACGGAGATTTTGATAAAAAGGTTCATGCAATAGAAGAGGTTGATAAAATAATACCGAGGATATTTGCATTAAAACCGGATGTGCTGGTAATAACAGGAGATCATTCCACGCCCTCTAAATTAAGAGGACATTCCTGGCATCCTAACCCGGTTATATTATTTTCAGAAACCTGCAGACCCGATGGCATAACACATTTTTGCGAAAAACAGTGTAAAACCGGCGGGATAGGGAAAATCCCGGCACAGGAACTTATGGCACTTATGCTTGCCCACGCATTAAAACTTGAAAAATACGGAGCATAA
- a CDS encoding ribosome-binding factor A, with protein sequence MKSIRCQRVEEVLRESVSAIIHNELKDTSAGIITVTRVECTNDLRFARVFISIMGKEKEEGFSLLKGMLPFIRKKVGQQVRLRFIPEITLVLDKSLDHSIKIEKILQQIKEKDMC encoded by the coding sequence ATGAAAAGCATAAGATGTCAAAGGGTTGAAGAGGTCTTAAGAGAGTCTGTAAGTGCAATAATTCATAATGAGCTTAAGGATACCTCAGCAGGAATTATAACAGTCACAAGAGTAGAATGCACAAACGATTTGAGGTTTGCAAGGGTATTTATAAGTATAATGGGCAAGGAAAAGGAAGAGGGATTTTCTTTGCTTAAAGGGATGCTTCCTTTTATAAGAAAAAAGGTCGGACAACAGGTAAGGCTGAGATTTATACCTGAGATAACATTGGTTCTTGATAAATCATTAGACCATTCAATAAAAATAGAAAAGATACTACAACAGATTAAAGAAAAAGATATGTGTTAA